ATGTAATggattaaatataaataaattcaaatattttttaagtcgACAGTTTAAATTTGCCTGAagtacatttcatttatttcatttatttattttatttaccacatccaaattcataaaatataaagacGGCTGTCACTTTGCAGTTTTCAACTCCTTTGGCAAACACCTTACTGGTTTATTGGTTACGTGGGTGTAAACTTATGGCAAAGACTGTGCAAATCGACTTCAATGGTTTCGTGATCtgtgcagcatgcagcatgttgTGGGGGCTGACGTTGCAGCAGGTTTGTTGCATTCAATACACTTGTTTAAGCTATTAAAGTTTTACTATAAAATGTGTAACAAATGCAAAGATTACTTTAATGCGATCACCGAGTATTAATGATAACTATAATAAGACTACTTTAgttaaataatagaaaatgcaACTAAACAAGTGAACGAATCTTAGATTATATAGAAAAGAGTGTGAgcttatttctatttaattaattaatttaataaaatataaaaaaagaaacgtaGTTTGGTAAACAAATTTTAGGAAATAAAAGCATAcgataaaatcataaataatttctaatagAAAATAGACTGAACAATTTATAAAGAGAACAAGTATAATATGCCCATCTTTAGTAcaagaaatatttacaaaatatccACAAAAGCATTTGGTTGAtgaagtatataaataatttataaaaatcataacGTATCATGTCCATTTAATTGCTTAGTGATAGAgctttaataattgaaattatataataaacttAACTGCAAATATGAGTTCTAAACAATAGTAATTATATCATAAACAACGATTTGAATTTCTATAGTCATTATCTATTTTCAACTATTCAAGATTCTCTTAGACAATATTACTTTAAAGCTTTTTAGTAGCATCGAATCAAAATAGTAGTTTTACCTTAAATTACGCTTTGAAATGCAATCTATTCTATATTATTAGAAATTCTCTTGGATCGTAAAAAGGTAATTCAACAGCTCGGATGTGCAATTCATTTTAGTAGCATCAACGTTAATCAAACGATTGTTCAATTCAACTCGTTTTACTGGGGAAACATGTTGGCAgagcatttaatatttgtcaTCCCAAAGGTGGCAATTTGTTCGACTTCTTCGACGTCGTCTTTTGCACGCGCTAATTTGCGCAAATCAAACAACCCACAAATGGAGTATGGAGCATGGAGTATCGAGTATGAAGTGTGGCACCCGAAGACCGAGTTGAAGAATCGTTGCAACCAGTTTACTtgttattgcagttgttgttattgttgctcttgctgctggaTCACTGCGTGCAGTTGTAAAACACCTGCTACAATTGATTAAATCAcagcaatttattattatgatttttcgagtttttgccttttttcgTTGCTCATTCGTCGAGACcacaaaaaagataaaaaaaaaaaatgtaaaatcgaGGTTGATTGATTTTGGAGGTCTCTGCAGTTTGTGGCATAGTCAACGGGGTTTCCAGGCATTGTGGGTGTTCTTTACGTGAGGTTCAGCCTATGGCCAAGAGTTTAGTTTGCCGTTAGTTAAGCGCAGGCGGAGGCATAAATCAATTGCCCAACTTGGCACGTTTTTAGGCGTTAATTGGAGTTTCGATTTGCATACTCAAACGAATTGAAAGTGCAGCCTTGATCAATCATTAGAGTACAATTTGAGTTTTGCTGATTCGACAAGGaagatacatttttattactttgttGACAATGAAAACAAGAGTTAGTCTGTTAGTTGCTGTAAATTGTAATCAGCTAATAACATTGTtgtcaataaatattacaagGCATAATTTTCATGTTATTAAACAATATATGTAgttatattgtataataacATGAAAATAGCGTGctaaagcaacaaataaatacaactctGAATTCGAGTGATGAACCAGAGTGCAGTGCAACGTTGCCATGAAGCTGACAGTGATTTTCCTCTTATTGCACTTGCTGCATCACATTGCGGTAAGTAttcgcaaataaataattgaataatctTTAACAAATTCTGTTTTGTAGTGCGAAAAGTCCTATGTGGTAACCAATGAGCAACTTGATGCCTTTGAGGGCGACTCCGAGTCGCTGGTGTCCTTTGACACTTTGCGAACCATTGGCGAGGAGCGTGCGTTGAATGGTTCCTTCTCCTTTTTGGGTGACATGAACAACGATGACTTCAAGGTCTCGGTGGAATTGTATTCGAGTCCCAAGAGCGATGGCGACTACAAGCGCATTGTGTTCGATGTGCCGCCCACAAACATTTGCGATTGTTTCAAGAAGTTCTATGTGCAGTTTGTGCAGCCATCGGTCAGAGAGGGCGACATCACAAATTTCCCACTGGTCGACGAGGACTCGTGTCCCATACCCCAAGGTGAATTCTTCATCAAGAAACTGATATTCAACAT
This is a stretch of genomic DNA from Drosophila albomicans strain 15112-1751.03 chromosome 3, ASM965048v2, whole genome shotgun sequence. It encodes these proteins:
- the LOC117569056 gene encoding uncharacterized protein LOC117569056, encoding MKLTVIFLLLHLLHHIACEKSYVVTNEQLDAFEGDSESLVSFDTLRTIGEERALNGSFSFLGDMNNDDFKVSVELYSSPKSDGDYKRIVFDVPPTNICDCFKKFYVQFVQPSVREGDITNFPLVDEDSCPIPQGEFFIKKLIFNIEDWPDQVPRGLVKAIITFWNDGNNVGGLIVVVRIEDRDS